The following proteins come from a genomic window of Montipora foliosa isolate CH-2021 chromosome 2, ASM3666993v2, whole genome shotgun sequence:
- the LOC137993713 gene encoding transmembrane protein 115-like, giving the protein MAINLNQLKTQINKSLGDASVVVKFSCATVCLLYILTFADKSIYPALAVTPGYIIPPHFRIWTLITGCFTEYRIWNVFLDVGVFVLCGQLLEPLWGALEFLKFVFILDVGTSLITSAVCVITYIATFDTEMWFLQFGGMTGILAGMMVAFKQIKPEEELSPLPLNGLRVKHVPSIVVLVYCVLCVTGLLPSILLVMALSGTLIGWVYLRFYQPRCKGVKGDLSDSFSCASFFPETIQSPVNTLSTIMFNLLVRLKVCHKPVRTYDVGAPSAITISLPGMDPVDAERRRQKALKALNERLQKLEQNTSWPSLDEPGKDGDSSVDAVDQMPEIVVDQGTSKRTEGMPTSTSVPT; this is encoded by the exons ATGGCGATCAATTTGAATCAACTGAAG ACACAAATAAACAAGTCTCTTGGCGATGCATCGGTGGTGGTTAAATTCTCTTGTGCTACTGTATGTCTGTTGTACATACTGACTTTCGCTGACAAAAGCATTTATCCTGCATTAGCAGTTACACCGGGATA CATTATTCCACCGCATTTTAGAATATGGACTTTAATCACAGGATGTTTTACAGAATATAGAATATGGAAT GTATTTCTAGATGTGGGTGTGTTTGTCTTGTGTGGCCAGTTACTAGAGCCTCTCTGGGGAGCATTGGAGTTTTTG AAATTTGTATTTATCTTGGATGTAGGAACCTCACTGATCACCTCTGCTGTTTGTGTGATCACTTATATTGCAACATTTGACACTGAAATGTG GTTTCTTCAGTTTGGTGGAATGACAGGAATTTTAGCAGGAATGATGGTTGCATTTAAACAAATCAAGCCTGAAGAGGAATTAAGCCCTTTACCGTTAAATGGTCTTCGTGTCAAG CATGTTCCCTCTATAGTTGTTCTTGTATACTGTGTTCTTTGTGTCACCGGACTCCTTCCTAGCATCCTCCTGGTTATGGCTTTATCAGGCACTCTTATTGGCTGGGTCTATTTAAGATTTTATCAACCACGATGCAAAGGAGTCAAGGGAGATCTTAGCGACAGCTTCTCCTGTGCAAGCTTCTTTCCCGAAACTATACA GTCTCCAGTGAACACGTTGTCAACGATTATGTTCAATCTCCTTGTTCGTTTGAAAGTGTGTCACAAGCCCGTTCGAACTTATGATGTAGGAGCACCATCTGCAATTACAATCAGTTTACCTGGAATGGATCCTGTGGATGCAGAGAGAAGACG GCAAAAAGCTCTCAAGGCTCTAAATGAGAGACTTCAAAAACTGGAGCAAAATACTAGCTGGCCGTCATTAGATGAGCCAGGAAAGGATGGAGACAGTTCCGTGGATGCTGTCGATCAGATGCCAGAGATAGTGGTTGATCAGGGCACCAGCAAAAGAACCGAGGGAATGCCTACAAGCACTAGTGTGCCTACGTAA